The genomic window CCGCCCGCAGAAGACGTGCGGAGGAACGCAGGCGTGTCGTGGTGTACTGCCGTGCTGGCAGTTCTTGAGGGGACAAATGCCGCAAGCTTTCAGTATATAGGGCCCGAGTGCGCCGCGCGGCATCACGCCCGGTACTGTGGCGGCCGGGCGCCGGCCAGGCGCATGTACACAATAATCTGGCCGCGGTGATGCGTCGCGTGGTCCAGCAGGTAGCGGAGCACGCGGCGTTTGGTCATAGGGCGGCCGCCGAACATGGGCACGGAGTCCTCCAGCGTTCCGCCGTCCAGCCGCAGCGCCGCCCGCTCGACGTATCCGAAGTTCTCATGCAGCTTGGCGACCACCAGGATCTTGGATGGCACAGATTCCTGGCCCGCTTCGCTGAAGACCTGTGCGGGCTTCGCCTTTTCCTCGATGAACATCTCGTAGATGGCCTGCACGGATTCGGCGATGTGCACCAGTTGCTGTCCGAAAGTCCGCATGTCGGGCGTGGGACGAAGGCTGTAACGCGGCTCCGCCATGGCCTGCGCGCACTCTACCGTGTAAGCGTGCGACAGCCGGATTTCATCCAGGAAGTCGGTGACCACACCGGCGCCGGCTGGTCCAATCGGTTGCTGCGTGTCGCGGAGGACCCGGGAACCCTGCGGCCATACCTCGGGCACGCACAGAGCCAGGGCAGCGATCGCGGACGACCGCATCAGCGAACGGCGTGAGACTGGAAGCATCGGCGCACCTCACCCACCAGCAGTGATCTTACCGTCGGTACGTTTCGGCATCGAACATGGTTCCCTCACCGCGCCAGCCTTCCCTCAAGCTGCCAGCCCGCTCCCCAGCCGCAGAATCGCCTGGCGCAGTCTGGCATGGCGCTGAAGCAGGCGCATGTACCGCCGCTCGTCACCGGCCACCTTGGCCTGAACGATACGCACCATCTCGCGCTTAGCCTCCTGCGACCAGCGTCCTACGTCCGGAACCAGTGCCAGAACCAGCGCGAAATTCTCGAACGCTCGGCGCTCCCAATCCCGCCAGCGGTCCAGCCGAACGCCAAGCCAGCGAGCGACGAGCGCCGTCAGTTGGCGACGCATGGTGGCGCCGTCACCGTCGAAGTCGCGGGCCATGCGGCGATTCACCGCGAATCCCAGGCGGCGCATCTGGAAGCGGCGCCAGGCTCCGGGCTCCGCTCCCGGCAAGTCATAGAAAACGTGGCCCTGGGCCAGCCGGCGCAGCGTCCGGGCCGGGCTGCGGTAGCCGGGCTGGGCGAGGATCTTGCGGGCTTCGCGCTCCGCCAGCGCCCGAAGGTCCGGACGCCCAGGACGAAACCCCAGCTTCCAGTAAAACCAGAACGCGCCCGACTCGATGGCTTCCTCGTTACCGGCACCCAACTGGTAGGGATACACCGAGAGGCAGCGTAACCCCAGCAGCTGGCAGAGCAGGCGCAAGGTCCGCGCGTAGAGCCAGGCGGACTCGCCGTCGCGGTAAGCGTAGAAGGTATTGAAGCCGATCTCCGCCCATTCGAACAAACCGATGGCCTCGATGTAATTGACGGGAACGCCGTTCTTCAGCGTGAAGCCGGCCAGGTAGCCGCGCAGGGGAAGCCGCCGCTCGGGCGGAAGGCCCCAGAGAAAAATCTGCGCGCCCCGGCCGATGTCTGCCTGGAAGACCCGCGAAGCGTCGCCGAGCGTCGTGCCGTAGAGTTGCCGGTAGCGCACGGCCATGACCTCGCGGATCAGGTGCTGCACTTCCTCTCCGCGGCGACGTGAAAGCCTGCGCACGGGTATTGGCGGGGAGGCCAGTTCGCGGGCAAGCGAAACATCGCGGCGACGAATCAGCGGTTCACGGTGGTAGAAGACGCGCGCCGGTCTCCGCCAGTTGCGTGTGCGCGAGGCTCGCAGGTTGCCCAGTTCCCACCGCACCGGCAGCTCGAGCGCGTCGTAGAGTTCGGACTTCTCTTCTCCGCTGAGCGCCAGCCGGTCAAATCGTTCGAGCAACCATGCCAATTCCGGCTCGCGGCCGCGCGCAGCACGCAGCCAGGTCCGGTAGGGCACATCCGCTTCGACGAACGAATCCTCTTCCAGCAACGGAAC from Terriglobales bacterium includes these protein-coding regions:
- a CDS encoding DinB family protein — translated: MLPVSRRSLMRSSAIAALALCVPEVWPQGSRVLRDTQQPIGPAGAGVVTDFLDEIRLSHAYTVECAQAMAEPRYSLRPTPDMRTFGQQLVHIAESVQAIYEMFIEEKAKPAQVFSEAGQESVPSKILVVAKLHENFGYVERAALRLDGGTLEDSVPMFGGRPMTKRRVLRYLLDHATHHRGQIIVYMRLAGARPPQYRA